GTAGAGGATACGTTCAATAACATTGAGAGCCATTTTTCGGTAGAAGACATACAGTCGCTGATAGACAGCCTGCCGGACGGATACAAAATGGTGTTTAACCTTTATGCGATCGAGGGGTTTAAGCACCAGGAAATAGCAAAAATGCTGGGGATAAGTGAAGGTACATCGAAATCGCAGCTGTCGCATGCAAGAAAAATGCTTCAGGAACAAATTAACAAGCAAAAGAATTACGTAAATGGAACCGAATAGATTAGAGCAGGAATTCAGGGATAAGCTGGAGCAAAGGACCATCGAGCCATCAAAAATGGCCTGGGACAGGCTGGATGCCATGCTCTCGGTAGGCGAAGAAAAAGAAGAGCAAAAAGTAATTGCCATAAAACCCGACAGGAAATGGATGTATGTAGCAGCAGTCTTTGTGGCATTTCTTTTAGCAGGCATACTACTGAACCAGGAAAAAGAGAACGGCAGCGGTACTATAAATAAAGGTTCCGGTATTGTAACCAAAGAGCAGCCGGCCAAAAAAGAAAACACAACGTCACCGGCGCAAACAGAAGAACACAATCCCACAGAAGATATCTCAGCCCCGCAAAATGCACTAAACGCAGTAGCCGCAACAGAGACAATTAAAAAGCCATCTAAAAATACTGTTCATCAAAAACAGAATAAAAGCAATGCTTCAGGCAATATAAAGGAAAAGAGTAGTGTTGTGCCATCTCATAATGGGAGTATTGCGGTTGTAAGCAATGAAGAGCCAAAAGAGGGCATAACGCCTAACGCTAATGAAGCTGATAACCTGCTGGCCGCATCAGGTGGTGATATCCATAAGAAGAAAAGGTCTGTAAAAGTAGATGCCAATTCGCTGCTCTCATCTGTAGAAGGCGAGCTTGACGACAACTTTCGCGATAAGGCCCTTCAGGGTGTAATAAAAAACTTTAATGCAGTAAAATCTTCTGTAGCCAACAGAAACTATCAATAATCATCAATAACAAAACAGTAATAATTAAAAACATGAAAACAATTACTTTTTATGTAGCGGCATTGCTATGCCTTTGCGCTACCAGACTACATGCCCAAAGCTTTCAGGAAAGAGCAGCTGCTATCGCTAATAACATTGAGCAGATAACCAAGCAGGAGAAGGATTCCCTTAAATCGGAAGTGGAAGCGGTAAACACACAGCTTGAAAAAAACGAGATTACCAAAGCGGAAGCAGATGCTAAAAAACAGCAGTTTGCCGAGCTTCGTGCCAAAAACATTGAAACCAGAGTTGCTGCAGAAGAAGAAAAACTAAGCCAGCTTGTAAAAGATAAAGTTGATGGGAAGATTAAAAATGACAGGTTTCATATTTTTATCAACGGCTCAAAAGATACTACCAAAACAAAGGAATACAGTTACAAAAGAACAACCTCGCAGTTTGTGTTCGCCTTTGGTGTAAACCGTCTTGTAACAGATGATAAAATAGATAATGATAACTTCAAATGGCGCTCCGATTTTTATGAGTGGGGTGTGAGCTGGAATACAAGGATATTAAAAAACAACAACCTGCTTCATGCCAAATACGGACTGTCGCTGCAATACAACAACCTTCGCCCTGACAATAACATGATATTTGCAACGGATGGTGGTAAAACAGGGTTGGTTGCTGCAGGAAGGGACCTTGATATGGCACGCCTACGTTATGTAAACCTCGTAATACCGGCCTATCTTGAGTTCGACCTTACAAAGAAACAGGTTAACGGCGAGAAGACCTATTTCCCTACACACAAAAGCGTTCGCTTAGGAATCGGTGGATATACCGGATTTAATGTAAAAGAAAAGCAGATCATAAAATACCGCGAAGACGGCCACGATGTAAAGCTGAAGCAAAAAGGCGATTTCAATGTAAGTGATTTTGTATATGGCGTAGGAGCCTACATAGGGTACGGCGAGATAAGCCTTTATGCGAAGTATGACCTTCAGCCGGTTTTTGCAAATAATGAAATAGATTCAAATAATTTGTCGCTTGGCATAAGATTTGATCTTAATTAAAAAGTTAAGTTAAGGGTTAGTTTTGTACTTGAAAAGGGGGCGTTCCTAAAGGGATGCCCTTTTTTATTTATGTATGGCAAAGTGAAGTTTTATCATATAAGTTAATGACAAAGCTCATACCATAGATACAGAAGAAGAGAGGCGGTGAACTAAAAGCTATCAACTATCAGACCACACAGGCTATATAGCGTGCAGGACACAAAAACAGAGAGTATACCCGGATAGCTGACTTTAAAGAGATACTTTAATCATCTATAAACAGGAGATTAAAGAACATAAAAAAAAGCGACACTATTCGTGCCGCTTTTCAACCCTCTTCTAAAGAGATATATTGTGTGATTATAAGATAGTTTGAAGATATCCCGAAAGCTGCTGAAGGTCGGTTGCTTTTTCCAGGTCAAGCTTATTTTTCTTAATAAAGTCTAAAACCTCCTTACTTTTGCCCGGAACCAGGTTGGCAACATCTTTTTTACCGGATACAAATACAGTTTCGCCGTCATTTATTTTTACGTAAAATTCATCGTCTGCCCTTTTATAGGTAGCAGGTTTTGAAGTAGAATAGCTGTTGTCTGCTATTTTTCCCGGTTGCAGGTAAATCCTTTCCCTTTTGAAAATTTTTACTTTAGGGCTATCACTAATTACATTAAGGTAACCCATAGTCTCTTCACCCTCTTCGTTTTTATATTGCTGTAACGAATAAACCTCGCCTGTAGCCGACATTGTAATAGTTACATTAGGCTGTTTTGGCAATGTCATTGTTTTTCCTTCCTGCGGATTGCTCATTTCAAAATAATCAGAATAAGCATTATAGCGTACAAGCACAATCTGTTCGTTTCCGGAAACTTTTGCCGGCATATAGCGTTCATTGATATACATAGATCCTACAGCTGCCATAGGTTTCTCTGCAGATGTTATGATCTGCCCTCTCGCACCTCCCGTATTCAGAGGTGTCTGGTTTATCTGGGCATCCATAAATAGTGGCGAGAAAGCCATAACGATACCTGCAACTACATTAAATTTTTTCATTCTGTTGATGTTATTGAAATTAAAGTGCCAAATATAATTGTTTTGTAAAGACATTGCTTACAATGTTCGTGAAAATTGCAAATAGCATGCCAGGGTTATTAAACGCTGGCTTTTGCCAATTATTGTTTTCGCATTACTTTTTTGCATCATTCTTTACATGCACATCCCTTTGCGGATAAGGTATAGTGATCCCCGCGTTTTCAAAGGATGCTTTTATGTTTTCATAAAAGTCAGATACGGCTTTCCCGTGATTAGCGCGTTCCGTCCACAAGGTTACTGAGAGGTCAATTGAATTTTCAGCAAGTGCTTTTATTTCAACTCCCGGTGCCGGTTCCTTAAGGACCTTCGTATCCCGCTCAATTACACCGAATATAGCTTCTTTTACCTTTTTGAGGTCGCTCTCGTAGCCAACGCTCAATACAATTTCGGCACGCCGCAATGGCTCCTGCGAGAAATTCTTGATAGTTCCGTTAGACAGTGCCCCGTTCGGCATATAGATCACCTGGTTGTTCGAAGTGATTATTTTGGTGCTGAATATCTGGATGCTGTTCACAGTACCGGCCTGTCCCTGTGCCTCAATGTAATCGCCTACACGGAAAGGCTTGAACAGTATGATGAGTAATCCGCCTGCAAAATTCGATAATGAGCCCTGTAGCGCCAACCCGATAGCAATACCTGCAGCGCCCAGTGCGGCCATGAGCGATGTGGTTTTTACTCCCAGCTGCTCGATCACGGTAACGAATAGCAGCACCCGGAATACCCATGTAAATACATCCAGGACAAATTTCAGCAGAGTAGGATCGAGATTCTTTCTCGTCATAAGGTTCCTGACGATTTTCCTGAAAAGTTTGATGATAAGTATCCCGATAATGAGAACAACGATAGCCGAAATAAGGCTTGGCACATAATCGACCAGGTTGGTTACGAACCGGTTTATATAGATATCGATATTCTCAAGGGCAAACAAGGGCTTCATATTAATCTTAATTCTTTTAAAACTTCCTCTAACGACGATTTCGGCAGGCCGCACGTGTTATTTTGGCAAACATAAAACATTAAATCGTCTTTGACAAAGCGGTTTTCAAGGAATGGTACTCCCGATTCTAAAGTACTTCCGGCAACAATAACATGCGGCAGGTAATGTCTGTTTATCTCTTTGACAGCTGCCGCTGCATCTTCACCACAAACCGCAAGTTCCCTGTTTTGCGCCGATAATTCCAGCCACAGGTTGAGCCAGTTCGAAAAAGCCGAAGGATAATCAAGGTTAGGGACAATCCGGTACAGCATCTGCAAGGCAACCTTTTCGTAATAAGGGTTATCGAAAAGCAGACTCAGTTTATATAGCACATTCCCCATCACCGAATTTGATGCAGGGATCACATTGTCTTCCGTTTCATAATGCGGCGCAATCAGTTGCTCTTCTTTTTTGGAAGCATAGGCAGAGAATTGCAGCTTTTCATCATAAAAGTTTTCGAGACAGTAATCCGCCAGCTGCTTGGCATACAGCAGCCATTTTTCTTCGAGCGTAGCTTCATAAAGCGTTATAAAAGCATCTGCTGTATGGGCATAATCTTCCAGAAAGCCTTTGATCTTCGCTACACCATTCTTATAGGTGCGCCATAAATGCCCATCGCTGTCCCACATTCTTTCCGTAATAAACAGTGCATTGCTCCGGGCAGCAGTAAGGTAAGCCTCGTCTCCCAGGGCTTTATAGGCAGCAGCATAGCCTTTAAGCATTAGTGCGTTCCACGAAGTGAGGATCTTATCGTCAAGCCTTGGTTTGGCACGGTGCTCTCTGGCCTCATACAGCAATTTTTCCCACCCGGCCTTTTTCTCACTTAGCACATCGGGAGTGATTCCTGCTGTAGCCGCCTGGTTTTCCGGGCTTTCATTCTGGATCAGTACAAATTTTCCATCCTCCCAATATCCAAATTCATTAATGTTGTAAATAGCTGCGAAAAGTTCAAAGTCTCCCCCAAGGAGGTCCCGTAGCTCCTGCTTTTCCCATACATAGAACGCGCCTTCTTCCAAATGGCCAAGCACGTTGGTACTGTCAGCATCCAGGGCGCTGTAAAACGCGCCGCTTGCATCGGTCAGCTCTTTTTGGATAAAGAAATGCGTCTTTTTAATTACTTCCTTATACAGTGGGTTTTTAGTCCTTTTATAGGCATTGGCATACAAGCTCATGAGCTGGCCGTTATCGTATAGCATCTTCTCAAAATGAGGTACATGCCACTTCATGTCAACCGAATACCTTGAAAATCCGCCACCCACCGTGTCAAACAATCCGCCCCACGCCATTCGGGTAAGCGTAAGGTCTACATGATCTAAAATATCCTTTGATCTGGTCTGGTAGCCATACCGTTGCAAAAATAGGTAGTTGTTAGGCATCATGAACTTTGGTGCGCGTGCATAACCGCCAAACTCGTGGTCAAAGCTCCTGGCCCATTTTTCAGCTATGGGTTTTATATTCGCAGGATCAGGTATTTCTCCCTGATCATTAGGTGTAACAAGCCCTGTATGCTGTATGCCCTCCATCAGCTTTTCAGCATAATCGGTCATTTTCTCCGGCTCGGAAGCAAAAATATCCTGTAGTTGGTTCAATGCATCTATCCAATTGTT
Above is a genomic segment from Flavobacterium album containing:
- a CDS encoding mechanosensitive ion channel family protein, which codes for MKPLFALENIDIYINRFVTNLVDYVPSLISAIVVLIIGILIIKLFRKIVRNLMTRKNLDPTLLKFVLDVFTWVFRVLLFVTVIEQLGVKTTSLMAALGAAGIAIGLALQGSLSNFAGGLLIILFKPFRVGDYIEAQGQAGTVNSIQIFSTKIITSNNQVIYMPNGALSNGTIKNFSQEPLRRAEIVLSVGYESDLKKVKEAIFGVIERDTKVLKEPAPGVEIKALAENSIDLSVTLWTERANHGKAVSDFYENIKASFENAGITIPYPQRDVHVKNDAKK
- a CDS encoding thioredoxin domain-containing protein, with product MNELHLETSPYLLQHANNPIHWKAWNEKSLAKAQEENKLIIISVGYSACHWCHVMEHESFEDEEVAEVMNRHFVSIKVDREERPDVDATYMKAVQLMTGQGGWPMNAVLLPDGRPVWGGTYFRKNNWIDALNQLQDIFASEPEKMTDYAEKLMEGIQHTGLVTPNDQGEIPDPANIKPIAEKWARSFDHEFGGYARAPKFMMPNNYLFLQRYGYQTRSKDILDHVDLTLTRMAWGGLFDTVGGGFSRYSVDMKWHVPHFEKMLYDNGQLMSLYANAYKRTKNPLYKEVIKKTHFFIQKELTDASGAFYSALDADSTNVLGHLEEGAFYVWEKQELRDLLGGDFELFAAIYNINEFGYWEDGKFVLIQNESPENQAATAGITPDVLSEKKAGWEKLLYEAREHRAKPRLDDKILTSWNALMLKGYAAAYKALGDEAYLTAARSNALFITERMWDSDGHLWRTYKNGVAKIKGFLEDYAHTADAFITLYEATLEEKWLLYAKQLADYCLENFYDEKLQFSAYASKKEEQLIAPHYETEDNVIPASNSVMGNVLYKLSLLFDNPYYEKVALQMLYRIVPNLDYPSAFSNWLNLWLELSAQNRELAVCGEDAAAAVKEINRHYLPHVIVAGSTLESGVPFLENRFVKDDLMFYVCQNNTCGLPKSSLEEVLKELRLI